A part of uncultured Methanobrevibacter sp. genomic DNA contains:
- the rplJ gene encoding 50S ribosomal protein L16, with amino-acid sequence MVRAYTRRDYIRKTPNSRIVQYDMGNLKDEFPVSLSLAVKKPAQIRHNSLEAARIASNRLMQRAAGRMGYHLKLRVYPHQIVRENPMATGAGADRVQSGMRNAFGKPISVEAIVKKDQRIITIDCQEKNFEDAKLALKRAGMKLPVPCKIVVDKGQDLVK; translated from the coding sequence ATGGTTCGTGCTTATACTAGAAGAGATTATATTAGAAAAACCCCAAATTCAAGAATTGTACAATATGATATGGGAAACTTAAAAGATGAATTCCCAGTGTCATTAAGTTTAGCTGTTAAAAAACCAGCTCAAATTAGACATAATTCTTTAGAAGCTGCAAGGATTGCTTCTAACAGATTAATGCAAAGAGCTGCTGGTAGAATGGGTTACCACTTAAAATTAAGAGTCTACCCTCACCAAATTGTAAGGGAAAACCCAATGGCAACTGGTGCAGGTGCAGATAGGGTACAAAGTGGTATGAGAAACGCTTTCGGTAAACCTATTAGTGTTGAAGCTATCGTTAAAAAAGATCAAAGAATCATCACTATCGACTGTCAAGAAAAGAACTTTGAAGACGCTAAACTTGCATTAAAAAGAGCAGGTATGAAATTACCAGTTCCATGTAAAATTGTTGTCGACAAAGGTCAAGATTTAGTTAAATAG
- a CDS encoding KEOPS complex subunit Pcc1: MKISGNITFNFKNEKDAKLIYDSLEVDNENYLESEIEGNEINYKITSKSLGSFLTTADDLIASEIVSEKIIENTKN, translated from the coding sequence ATGAAAATATCAGGAAATATTACATTTAATTTTAAAAATGAAAAAGATGCAAAACTCATATATGATTCTTTAGAAGTAGACAATGAAAATTATCTCGAATCTGAAATAGAAGGCAATGAAATCAACTATAAAATTACTTCAAAAAGTCTAGGAAGTTTTTTAACAACTGCAGACGATTTAATAGCATCTGAAATTGTATCTGAAAAAATAATTGAAAATACAAAAAATTAA
- a CDS encoding nucleotidyltransferase family protein, translating to MTQVSSILKRDMELFFNDLESEYEVSSTSSDINLVADFTEYNPLHNGHFHCMKTAKQHFPDSLFVAIVPGLFERSGRGIPYILPRELRSEIAISVGADIVVEGPPMGIMGSGQYSLCLCKMFKALNTSHIPRGYKKVDGFDEILKRINMGHHIAPKPYKIVDKTTGEILLKDKLEEDNYVIASFANSLSKIGFDFKDKFLFVERIGGVSGTLIRQSILEDNFTDVLDMMPQKTIDVLRDAIENDSIIYGIRDEDSILNTANNFDYDELVNLNLFNEKLAKNIVDNRFYDNVDELKNSILQGFSTHFKERVLSIMENPIKKSDISEYIDRYPSNIRILGYKNEECLESFKQKVNNENISLFA from the coding sequence ATGACTCAAGTTTCATCAATTCTTAAAAGAGATATGGAATTGTTTTTCAATGATTTGGAAAGCGAATATGAGGTTTCCAGTACTTCTTCAGATATTAATTTAGTAGCTGATTTTACAGAATATAATCCGTTGCATAACGGTCATTTTCATTGCATGAAAACTGCAAAGCAACATTTTCCCGATTCATTATTTGTTGCTATTGTGCCGGGATTATTTGAAAGAAGTGGTAGGGGCATTCCATACATACTTCCAAGAGAACTCAGATCTGAAATTGCAATCTCTGTAGGTGCAGATATTGTTGTTGAAGGACCTCCTATGGGAATTATGGGTTCAGGTCAGTATTCGTTATGTCTTTGTAAAATGTTTAAGGCATTAAACACATCTCATATTCCAAGAGGTTATAAGAAAGTTGATGGCTTTGATGAAATTTTAAAAAGAATCAATATGGGACATCATATTGCTCCAAAACCTTATAAAATCGTTGATAAAACAACTGGTGAAATTCTTTTAAAGGATAAACTTGAAGAAGATAATTATGTAATCGCTTCTTTTGCGAATTCCCTGTCAAAAATAGGTTTTGATTTTAAAGATAAATTTTTATTTGTAGAAAGAATCGGAGGCGTAAGCGGCACATTAATAAGGCAAAGTATTTTGGAAGATAATTTTACTGATGTCTTGGATATGATGCCTCAAAAGACTATTGATGTATTAAGGGATGCCATTGAAAATGATTCGATTATTTATGGGATTCGTGATGAGGATTCAATTTTAAATACTGCAAATAATTTTGATTATGATGAATTGGTTAACTTAAATCTATTTAATGAAAAATTAGCAAAAAACATTGTCGATAATAGGTTTTATGACAATGTCGATGAATTAAAAAACTCAATCCTTCAGGGATTTTCAACTCATTTTAAAGAGCGTGTTTTAAGTATTATGGAAAATCCAATAAAAAAAAGTGATATTTCCGAATATATTGACAGGTACCCATCAAATATCCGGATTTTAGGATATAAAAATGAAGAGTGTTTGGAAAGTTTTAAACAAAAAGTAAATAATGAAAATATTTCATTATTTGCTTAG
- a CDS encoding dihydroorotase family protein yields MDLVIKNCRFVDKPGEFYIKVDEGKIVDISKTPIKADEIIDIKNNYILPGFIDPHIHFRDPGLTQKENFKTGSLSAANGGFTTVFDMPNTLPKTNTYKALKEKIKIAESKSVVNFELLVGTNTLEEMEKMMKLNPIAFKIFMDLESDESLEENFHNLSILKEKTNYNGIVATHCEKKSIVEKETSRLKEKDENEAIDYSYARPGMSEDESVKQAIELARANNLSLHICHLSSRKSLSLAKNASKKQAVSWEFTPHHLLLDNSAYNIYDTFIKTNPPLREKEDSINIGDLDETSIIGTDHAPHTMEDKQKGVWNSSPGIPNLETVVPLLLTEVNKGNIDLKIIPKIFSENASKIYGLENKGRIAIGNDADFTVIDLKREGTFNIEEFETKAEYSPFDGLDYIGMPIMTIVKGKTVMNKI; encoded by the coding sequence ATGGATTTAGTTATAAAGAATTGCAGATTTGTAGATAAGCCAGGAGAATTTTACATTAAAGTTGATGAAGGAAAAATAGTTGATATTTCAAAAACACCTATTAAAGCAGATGAAATCATAGACATTAAAAACAATTATATTCTTCCAGGTTTTATTGACCCCCACATACATTTCAGAGATCCTGGCCTGACTCAAAAAGAAAATTTTAAAACAGGCAGCTTAAGTGCTGCAAATGGAGGATTTACAACAGTATTTGACATGCCAAATACACTGCCTAAAACAAACACTTACAAGGCACTTAAAGAAAAAATTAAAATCGCTGAATCTAAATCCGTTGTAAATTTTGAACTTCTAGTTGGAACAAATACCCTTGAAGAAATGGAAAAAATGATGAAACTTAATCCGATTGCATTTAAGATATTTATGGACTTGGAAAGTGATGAAAGTTTAGAAGAAAATTTCCATAATCTGTCAATATTAAAAGAAAAAACCAATTATAATGGGATTGTAGCGACCCATTGTGAAAAAAAATCCATTGTTGAAAAAGAAACTTCAAGGCTAAAAGAAAAAGACGAAAATGAAGCAATTGACTACAGTTATGCAAGACCGGGCATGTCAGAAGACGAATCTGTAAAGCAAGCTATTGAACTTGCAAGGGCGAATAATTTATCTTTACATATATGCCATTTAAGCTCAAGGAAATCCCTAAGTCTTGCAAAAAATGCAAGTAAAAAGCAAGCAGTAAGTTGGGAATTTACACCACACCATTTATTACTAGATAATTCAGCATACAATATATATGACACATTCATAAAAACTAATCCACCACTTAGAGAAAAAGAAGACAGTATAAACATCGGCGATTTAGATGAAACTTCAATTATTGGAACAGACCACGCACCTCACACAATGGAAGACAAGCAAAAAGGTGTTTGGAATTCATCACCAGGAATACCAAACTTAGAAACCGTAGTGCCACTGCTTTTAACCGAAGTGAATAAAGGAAATATAGATTTAAAAATAATACCAAAAATCTTTTCCGAGAATGCATCAAAAATATACGGTCTTGAAAATAAAGGCAGAATAGCTATTGGAAATGATGCAGATTTTACAGTAATTGATTTGAAAAGAGAAGGCACATTCAATATTGAAGAATTTGAAACAAAAGCAGAATACTCCCCATTTGACGGTTTAGATTACATTGGAATGCCAATAATGACAATTGTCAAAGGAAAAACAGTAATGAATAAAATTTAA
- a CDS encoding 4Fe-4S binding protein, producing the protein MIVFNEDGCIKCGACEGTCPTSAIEVTPSSIIHCDTCGEEPKCADVCPQGALKVEDYEVTEGVTQKRLVFNSILCDSCGKCEEVCPQETINVTGEKLKEVEGFCVMCQKCVDICPVDVIGIPGVKEPAEYELDLNGKGPVYIKDCVGCGTCVEPCPVSAITLEEVGSPVTVNDDCIRCGLCSQTCPWNAIFIAEKIPVKRSKEIKSFTFDSAKCIGCNTCVEACPGDFIAANSASLTVAIPSVCAACGLCVKLCPVDALEIDVEWGEGAPVDAEGIGRDVEKCDFIGACANKCPTEAIRVVTKTGMSCPALVETDAEPSFTSCIRCGACASVCSNDALKVEQYEVTIDGEPVTRDRISFNPSKCDQCGDCIDACPYDMLHKTDNPKLPIAGFCTLCGQCMEACPEDALCYK; encoded by the coding sequence ATGATAGTATTTAATGAAGATGGCTGTATAAAATGTGGTGCTTGTGAAGGTACTTGCCCTACATCAGCTATTGAGGTAACACCTAGCTCTATTATTCACTGTGATACTTGTGGTGAAGAACCAAAATGTGCTGACGTTTGTCCACAAGGTGCATTAAAAGTTGAAGATTATGAAGTTACTGAAGGAGTAACTCAAAAAAGATTAGTATTCAACTCTATATTATGTGATTCCTGTGGTAAATGTGAAGAAGTTTGCCCACAAGAAACAATTAATGTCACTGGTGAAAAATTAAAAGAAGTTGAAGGTTTCTGTGTAATGTGTCAAAAATGTGTTGACATTTGCCCAGTTGATGTAATTGGAATTCCGGGTGTTAAAGAACCTGCTGAATATGAGTTAGATCTCAATGGAAAAGGTCCTGTTTACATCAAAGATTGTGTTGGATGTGGAACTTGTGTAGAACCTTGTCCTGTAAGCGCAATTACTCTCGAAGAAGTTGGAAGTCCTGTTACTGTAAACGATGACTGTATTAGATGTGGTTTATGTTCACAAACCTGTCCTTGGAATGCAATATTCATTGCTGAAAAAATACCAGTCAAACGTTCTAAAGAAATTAAATCTTTCACTTTCGATTCCGCTAAATGTATCGGTTGTAACACCTGTGTAGAAGCATGTCCTGGTGATTTCATTGCTGCTAACAGTGCTAGCTTAACAGTAGCAATTCCTAGCGTATGTGCTGCATGTGGTTTATGTGTAAAACTTTGTCCTGTTGATGCATTAGAAATTGATGTAGAATGGGGTGAAGGTGCACCTGTAGATGCAGAAGGTATCGGAAGAGATGTAGAAAAATGTGATTTCATTGGTGCATGTGCTAACAAATGTCCTACTGAAGCTATCCGTGTAGTTACCAAAACTGGTATGTCCTGCCCAGCTTTAGTAGAAACTGATGCTGAACCATCTTTCACTAGTTGTATTAGATGTGGAGCTTGTGCTTCAGTTTGTTCTAACGATGCATTAAAAGTTGAACAATACGAAGTAACTATTGATGGTGAACCTGTAACCAGAGATAGGATTTCATTCAACCCATCTAAATGTGACCAATGTGGTGACTGTATCGACGCATGTCCATACGATATGCTTCATAAAACAGATAATCCTAAATTACCAATTGCAGGATTCTGTACTTTATGTGGTCAATGTATGGAAGCATGTCCAGAAGACGCATTATGTTATAAATAG
- a CDS encoding Ni/Fe hydrogenase subunit alpha, with product MVKLTMEPVTRIEGHAKITVHLDDAGNVEETRLHVMEFRGFEKFLTGRPVEELARIVPRICGICDVQHHLAAAKAVDQIFGFDDYEILPAAYRMREIMNWGSYMHSHALHFYFLAAPDLIIPNGTRKTRNVFQIIKDMPEVALQAINIRRNGLEMVRKIGGRPIHPTSSTPGGISTELDADTQKDLLERAKQNVELAQATLDLAIPVFEENIDLISSLGNFGDTRHCGTVKPDGTWDVYNGNIRFKDKDGSDMFEYRNEEYTDYVAEHVKPYSWLKFPYIKEMGYPEGIYRVAPLSRINVCDQMPKEAPLAQEALKDFRDAFGYAQAPLLFNYARLIELLASAECAANALEEDLSGQKFPDELERTEGKGVGIVEAPRGTLIHHYESDDNGLCNYANIVVATIQNNPAMEMGIHQVAKDYIKPGVEVDDSIFNLMEMVIRAYDPCLSCATHSMDSQMRLAEVDIVDSEGNLIKKF from the coding sequence ATGGTTAAACTTACTATGGAGCCTGTTACTCGTATTGAAGGACACGCTAAAATTACCGTACATCTTGACGATGCAGGAAATGTAGAAGAAACAAGATTACACGTTATGGAATTCAGAGGATTCGAAAAATTCTTAACCGGTCGTCCTGTTGAAGAATTAGCAAGAATCGTACCAAGAATCTGTGGTATTTGTGATGTACAACACCACTTAGCAGCTGCTAAAGCAGTTGACCAAATCTTTGGTTTTGATGATTACGAAATCTTACCTGCTGCTTACAGAATGAGAGAAATTATGAACTGGGGTTCATACATGCACTCCCACGCACTTCATTTCTACTTCTTAGCTGCACCAGATTTAATCATTCCTAACGGAACCAGAAAAACTAGAAATGTTTTCCAAATAATTAAAGACATGCCTGAAGTTGCACTTCAAGCTATTAACATCAGAAGAAACGGATTAGAAATGGTTAGAAAAATAGGTGGTCGTCCTATTCACCCTACTTCATCCACTCCTGGTGGTATCTCTACTGAATTAGATGCTGATACTCAAAAAGATTTACTCGAAAGAGCTAAACAAAATGTAGAATTAGCACAAGCTACTTTAGACTTAGCTATTCCAGTATTTGAAGAAAACATTGACTTAATCTCTTCATTAGGTAACTTCGGTGACACTAGACACTGTGGTACTGTAAAACCTGACGGAACTTGGGATGTATATAATGGTAACATTAGATTCAAAGACAAAGATGGAAGCGACATGTTCGAATACAGAAACGAAGAGTATACTGACTATGTTGCAGAACACGTAAAACCTTACTCCTGGTTAAAATTCCCATACATTAAAGAAATGGGATACCCAGAAGGTATTTACAGAGTAGCACCATTATCTAGGATTAACGTCTGTGACCAAATGCCTAAAGAAGCACCTCTCGCTCAAGAAGCTCTTAAAGACTTCCGTGACGCTTTCGGATATGCTCAAGCACCATTATTATTCAACTATGCAAGACTCATTGAGTTATTAGCATCTGCTGAATGTGCTGCTAACGCATTAGAAGAAGATTTATCTGGTCAAAAATTCCCAGATGAATTAGAAAGAACTGAAGGTAAAGGTGTAGGTATTGTAGAAGCACCTCGTGGTACTTTAATCCACCATTACGAATCTGATGATAATGGATTATGTAATTACGCTAACATTGTTGTAGCTACAATCCAAAACAACCCAGCTATGGAAATGGGTATTCACCAAGTTGCTAAAGATTACATCAAACCTGGTGTAGAAGTAGATGACAGCATTTTCAACTTAATGGAAATGGTTATCAGAGCTTACGATCCATGTTTATCTTGTGCTACCCACTCAATGGATAGTCAAATGAGATTAGCTGAAGTAGATATTGTAGACAGTGAAGGAAACCTCATTAAAAAATTCTAA
- a CDS encoding F420-nonreducing hydrogenase, translated as MADKVKIGTMWLGGCSGCHLSIADFHESLIDVMEFADFEFSPVLMDTKYDEVPDLDIIIVEGGIRNDENRELAEMLNEKANMVICYGTCSCYGGIPGLGNLWTVEELEQEAYINSVSTVNPDGIIPNEDVPHLESRVRPLSECMDIDLMIPGCPPRSDVVAEAILTLLRGETIELPSTNLCEVCPREKPPAGLAMDFIKRQFELGAPEPDLCLITQGLVCMGPATVSLCGAECPSIGIQCRGCYGPTAKVLDQGAKMISAIASDYGVNEDKTVDPETVADQLDDIVGTFYTYTLAAALVPMKMQKGGE; from the coding sequence ATGGCAGATAAAGTTAAAATAGGAACTATGTGGTTAGGCGGATGTTCCGGTTGCCACTTATCCATTGCGGATTTCCACGAATCATTAATTGATGTAATGGAATTTGCAGATTTTGAATTTTCCCCTGTGCTCATGGATACTAAATATGATGAAGTACCAGATTTAGATATCATTATTGTCGAAGGTGGAATCAGAAACGATGAAAACAGAGAATTAGCTGAAATGTTAAATGAAAAAGCTAACATGGTAATTTGTTACGGAACTTGTTCATGTTACGGTGGTATTCCAGGTCTTGGAAACTTATGGACTGTTGAAGAATTAGAACAAGAAGCATACATTAACTCAGTATCTACTGTAAACCCTGATGGAATTATTCCTAACGAAGATGTACCTCATCTCGAAAGCAGAGTAAGACCATTAAGTGAATGTATGGACATTGATTTAATGATTCCAGGTTGCCCACCTCGTTCAGATGTTGTAGCAGAAGCTATCTTAACATTATTAAGAGGAGAAACTATCGAATTACCTTCAACTAACCTTTGTGAAGTATGTCCTAGAGAAAAACCACCTGCTGGTTTAGCTATGGACTTCATTAAAAGACAATTTGAATTAGGAGCTCCTGAACCAGATTTATGTTTAATTACCCAAGGTTTAGTATGTATGGGTCCTGCAACTGTATCCTTATGTGGTGCAGAATGTCCTTCCATTGGTATCCAATGTAGAGGATGTTACGGTCCTACTGCTAAAGTATTAGATCAAGGAGCAAAAATGATCAGTGCGATTGCATCTGACTACGGTGTAAACGAAGATAAAACTGTAGATCCTGAAACTGTCGCAGATCAATTAGATGATATTGTAGGTACATTCTATACTTACACATTAGCTGCAGCTTTAGTACCTATGAAAATGCAGAAAGGAGGAGAATAA
- a CDS encoding hydrogenase iron-sulfur subunit, which produces MADDVKIVMFCCNWCSYGGADTAGTARMQYPPNIRVIRVMCSGRIDPQFVLKAFQEGADGVFVAGCHMGDCHYDAGNYKLDRRMRLIYKLVEDMGIGKERVHHDWISASEGEKFSESVKMMVNRIKELGPAPLKEQLDAER; this is translated from the coding sequence ATGGCTGATGATGTAAAAATTGTAATGTTTTGTTGCAACTGGTGTTCCTATGGAGGAGCAGACACAGCAGGTACTGCAAGGATGCAATACCCACCGAATATTAGAGTTATTCGTGTAATGTGTTCTGGAAGAATTGACCCACAATTTGTTTTAAAAGCATTCCAAGAAGGTGCTGATGGGGTATTTGTAGCTGGATGTCACATGGGTGACTGCCACTATGATGCTGGTAACTACAAATTAGATCGTAGAATGAGATTAATTTATAAATTAGTCGAAGATATGGGAATTGGAAAAGAAAGAGTTCACCACGATTGGATTTCTGCATCCGAAGGTGAAAAATTCTCTGAATCTGTTAAAATGATGGTTAACAGAATCAAAGAATTAGGTCCAGCTCCATTAAAAGAACAATTAGATGCTGAAAGATAA
- a CDS encoding SufD family Fe-S cluster assembly protein, producing the protein MDVLSVRNVYNDAERAKDKKAALGADITIENFTDETVNALDMIDDLDDLNKQTKKDLLKVGVDTEENNRSGSFLQVDQSNIFTNNSMSDSIEVMNIGVALDKYSWVEDYLWNVVKPDADKYTAKTALREEKDGVKSGYFVRSLPGTKEVMPVQACMFISDTDIMQTAHNVIIAEENSELHLITGCATGSDISSAMHVGVSEMYLKPGSKITFTMVHNWAEEVEVRPRTGVKLMDDSTYINNYILTSPVSTIQSFPTAYCDGKNSRAIFQSIQGGKKDSIIDVGSRVLLNAEGARGEVISRAVAQDESKIYARGHLAGTVPDVKGHLECHGLVLSDDSFIYAVPELEASSANLEMSHEAAVGKISEDEINYLTSRGIKEEDAESMIVRGFLNMDITGLPDELAEQTQNMIDMSLDGM; encoded by the coding sequence ATGGATGTGTTGAGTGTGCGCAATGTTTATAATGATGCAGAAAGAGCAAAAGATAAAAAGGCAGCTTTAGGTGCTGATATTACCATTGAAAATTTCACTGATGAAACTGTCAATGCTTTGGATATGATTGATGATTTGGATGATTTGAATAAACAAACCAAAAAAGACCTTTTAAAAGTCGGTGTTGACACTGAAGAAAACAACAGGTCTGGATCATTTTTACAAGTTGATCAAAGTAATATTTTTACCAATAACTCCATGTCTGACTCAATTGAGGTAATGAATATTGGTGTTGCATTGGATAAATACAGTTGGGTTGAAGATTATCTTTGGAATGTTGTCAAACCGGATGCAGATAAGTATACTGCAAAAACTGCACTTCGTGAAGAAAAAGATGGCGTAAAAAGCGGATACTTTGTAAGGTCCCTTCCTGGAACTAAGGAAGTAATGCCGGTTCAGGCTTGCATGTTCATTAGCGATACTGACATTATGCAAACTGCACACAATGTTATTATTGCCGAAGAAAACTCTGAACTACATTTGATTACAGGATGTGCGACAGGCAGTGACATTTCATCTGCAATGCATGTTGGTGTTTCTGAAATGTACTTAAAACCAGGTTCTAAAATAACATTTACTATGGTTCATAATTGGGCTGAAGAAGTGGAAGTACGTCCAAGAACTGGTGTTAAATTAATGGATGATTCAACTTATATTAACAATTATATCTTAACCAGTCCTGTAAGCACTATCCAGTCATTTCCTACTGCATATTGTGATGGTAAAAACTCTAGAGCTATTTTCCAAAGTATACAAGGCGGTAAAAAAGATTCCATTATTGATGTAGGTTCAAGAGTCTTATTGAATGCTGAAGGTGCTAGAGGAGAAGTTATATCAAGAGCTGTTGCTCAGGATGAATCCAAAATATATGCTAGAGGTCATTTGGCTGGAACTGTACCTGATGTTAAAGGTCATTTGGAATGTCACGGATTGGTTTTATCTGATGATAGTTTCATTTATGCGGTTCCTGAATTGGAAGCAAGCTCTGCAAATCTTGAAATGTCTCACGAAGCTGCTGTAGGTAAGATTTCTGAAGATGAAATCAATTATTTAACTTCCAGAGGTATTAAGGAAGAAGATGCTGAATCCATGATTGTTAGAGGATTTTTGAACATGGATATTACAGGGCTTCCTGATGAATTGGCTGAGCAAACTCAGAATATGATTGATATGAGTCTCGATGGAATGTAA
- a CDS encoding ABC transporter ATP-binding protein has product MLLEIENLGVEVAGKRVLKDINLSIEEGETHVLLGPNGAGKSTLFLTILGFPQYNVVQGSIKFKGQDITSLTTAERVELGIGVSFQTPPSIRGVSVRDLLKIVSNQDMDEELNPRMQELAKQLKFSDEFLDRDVNLGFSGGEVKRSEILQLLAQMPDFTMFDEPDSGVDIENVELLASEIGTLLDKDKPQRSRKRSGLLITHLGYILNFVSADKAHVLIDGVISCSGNPSEILEDIRKNGFNGCVECAQCL; this is encoded by the coding sequence ATGTTGCTTGAAATAGAAAATTTAGGCGTTGAGGTGGCTGGTAAAAGAGTTTTAAAAGATATCAACCTTTCAATTGAAGAAGGTGAAACTCATGTTCTTTTAGGACCGAATGGTGCTGGTAAAAGTACTTTATTTTTAACTATTTTAGGTTTTCCACAATATAACGTGGTTCAAGGATCTATTAAATTTAAAGGTCAGGATATTACTAGTTTGACAACTGCTGAAAGAGTAGAATTAGGTATTGGTGTAAGTTTTCAAACTCCTCCATCCATTAGGGGAGTATCAGTAAGAGATTTATTAAAAATAGTTTCTAATCAGGATATGGATGAAGAATTGAATCCTAGGATGCAAGAATTAGCTAAACAACTTAAATTCAGCGATGAATTTTTGGATAGGGATGTTAATTTAGGATTTTCCGGTGGTGAAGTAAAACGTTCTGAAATTTTACAGTTATTGGCTCAAATGCCTGATTTCACTATGTTTGATGAACCTGATTCAGGTGTAGATATAGAAAATGTAGAATTGTTGGCTTCTGAAATAGGAACTTTATTGGATAAAGATAAACCACAACGTTCAAGAAAAAGAAGTGGTCTTTTAATTACTCATTTAGGTTATATTTTAAATTTTGTCAGTGCAGATAAAGCACATGTTTTAATAGATGGGGTAATTTCTTGTTCTGGAAATCCTTCTGAAATTTTAGAAGATATTAGAAAAAATGGTTTTAATGGATGTGTTGAGTGTGCGCAATGTTTATAA
- a CDS encoding PRC-barrel domain-containing protein yields the protein MENKQIPKREEKLWSEIKNYQVATNNARILGVLDELIINEKTGKIVDIAIRVESDRNIHVKGAKRNGDLLLVPFAKVEKVGEFIIVTE from the coding sequence ATGGAAAATAAACAAATTCCAAAAAGAGAAGAAAAATTATGGAGTGAAATTAAAAATTATCAGGTTGCTACCAATAATGCTCGCATCCTTGGTGTTTTGGATGAATTAATTATCAACGAAAAAACCGGTAAAATTGTTGATATTGCTATTAGAGTTGAAAGCGACCGTAATATTCATGTGAAAGGTGCTAAAAGAAATGGTGACTTATTGTTAGTTCCTTTTGCTAAAGTCGAAAAAGTTGGCGAATTTATTATTGTAACTGAATAA
- a CDS encoding NTP transferase domain-containing protein, with amino-acid sequence MIYAILMAGGRGTRLKVPCEKPLFKLHDKPLIKYVIDNVNQSKLIDKLIIAVSPNTLETIDYLNSLDDDFQILDTSGDDYLTDLSFILDYFENQSSEDILLFINADLPFISTETIDYVLKYYLKSDKDALSVLVPVEIFEDLGLEFTYEFNGNVPSGLNVLRSINIVQDEDQLIIPKAELALNINTIPDSKVAEKLYNQYYV; translated from the coding sequence ATGATTTATGCAATTTTGATGGCCGGAGGTAGGGGAACTAGACTGAAAGTTCCTTGTGAAAAACCTCTTTTCAAATTACATGATAAACCTTTAATTAAATATGTAATTGATAATGTTAATCAATCTAAATTAATTGATAAATTAATTATTGCAGTCAGTCCCAATACTCTTGAAACAATCGATTACTTGAATTCCCTTGATGATGATTTTCAAATTTTGGATACGTCAGGGGATGATTATTTGACTGACTTGTCATTTATCTTGGATTATTTTGAAAATCAATCCAGTGAAGATATTTTACTTTTTATTAATGCAGATTTGCCATTTATTTCAACAGAAACTATAGACTATGTTTTAAAATATTATTTGAAGTCTGATAAAGATGCTTTGTCAGTTCTTGTTCCTGTTGAGATTTTTGAAGATTTGGGACTTGAATTTACTTATGAATTTAATGGCAATGTGCCTTCAGGCTTAAATGTTTTAAGAAGTATTAATATAGTTCAGGATGAAGACCAGTTAATTATTCCAAAAGCCGAACTGGCTTTAAATATCAATACTATTCCCGATAGCAAAGTTGCTGAAAAATTATACAATCAATATTATGTTTAA